GGAAGTATTTACACTTCCTGGACATGGTCTTGAGATTGCTAAGAACATTGCTACTGAAGAACCTGACCTCGCAGCTATCAAGGCGTCCCGTCCTGATCAGTCTGACTGCTTCTTAGGACCAAATGTAATCGAACTTTGCCGCATGGCTGATATTACATTCATCGGTCTTCATGGCGGTGAAGGCGAAAACGGAAAATTACAGGCTACATTTGATCTGTTGGGAATTAAATATACAGGACCAAATTCACTTGGATGTGCAGCTGCAATGCATAAAGGAATTGCAAAACAGATTTTCTTAGAATCCGGCATTCCTACACCAAATGGTGTCTGCATCCACAAAAATAAAAATAAAAAAGATTTGGCAAGCCTTGGGCTCTCTCTTCCAGTCGTTGTAAAACCTTGCTCCGGCGGTTCAAGCATCGGTGTTTACATTGTAAATACTGAGGAAGAATATAATGAAGCTCTTGAAAAATCTTTCCGCTATGAAGATGAGCTTGTTATTGAAGAATATGTAAAAGGCCGCGAATTTGCATGTGGTATTATCGATGATAAAGCATTACCACCTATCGAAATCATTCCAAAAACAGGATTTTTTGATTATGCAAACAAATATCAGGCTGGTGCCACTGAAGAAGTCTGCCCGGCAAATATCAGCGAAGAAATTTCTGCAAAAATGCAGGATTACACAGTCCGTGCATTCCATGCCCTGAAGCTGGATGTATACAGCCGCGCTGATTTCCTGTTAGATGCAGATAATAATCTGTACTGCCTGGAAATGAACACACTTCCTGGTATGACAGCTGCAAGCCTCCTTCCAAAAGAAGCTGCTGTTACAGGAATTGAATATGGTGATCTTTGTGAACTGATCATCAAAAAATCTTTAGAAGCACGATATAACTAAGAAAGATGAGGGTTCTGTTGCTATGAAGCATATGACATTAAAAGAAATCTCCAAAGCATGTCAGGGTACATATTTTGGACCCGAAGAAAATCTGGAAAAATCTGTTTCCAGTGTTGTAATTGACAGTCGTAAAGTTCAAAAAGACAGCTTGTTTATCGCAATTCGTGGTGCTCGCGTAGACGGACATACATTTATCACAAAAACGATAGAAGCCGGTGCTTTATGTGCCCTCTCAGAAGAAAATTTAGGAGATGTTGACTTTTCCTATATCCTTGTGGATTCCTGCGAACAGGCAATGAAAGCAATTGCTGAACACTATCGCCGTTCCCTGGATATCAAAGTTGTTGGTATTTCCGGCAGCGTTGGTAAAACCAGCACGAAAGAAATGATTGCTTCTGTTTTAAGCCAGAAGTTCAATGTACTGAAAACAGAAGGAAACTTTAATAACGAGATTGGACTTCCATTGACAATCTTCAACATTCGCGAAGAACATGAAGTAGCTGTTCTTGAAATGGGAATCAGTCATTTTGGTGAGATGACTCGACTTGCAAAAATGGCTCGTCCGGATATCTGTGTACTCACTAACATCGGATGTGCTCATCTTGAACATTTACAGTCTCGCGATGGTATTTTAAAAGCGAAAACAGAGATGTTCCAGTATATGAATCCAAACGGAACAATCATTTTCAACGGAGACGATGATAAACTCATCTCTTTCGTTCCGGAAAACAAAATCAAACCAATTTATTTCGGCTTCGATGACAGTTTAAATTATCATGCTGATGATATTGAAGATATGGGAATGCACGGAACAACCGCCAAATTTATCACCCCATCTTCAGAATTCACAGCACACATTACAATTCCAGGCGAACATATGGTATA
This Ruminococcus hominis DNA region includes the following protein-coding sequences:
- a CDS encoding D-alanine--D-alanine ligase family protein, which codes for MKIIVLAGGLSTERDVSLSSAAGICRTLIEKGHDAFLLDVFMGLPYDSDKLEEVFTLPGHGLEIAKNIATEEPDLAAIKASRPDQSDCFLGPNVIELCRMADITFIGLHGGEGENGKLQATFDLLGIKYTGPNSLGCAAAMHKGIAKQIFLESGIPTPNGVCIHKNKNKKDLASLGLSLPVVVKPCSGGSSIGVYIVNTEEEYNEALEKSFRYEDELVIEEYVKGREFACGIIDDKALPPIEIIPKTGFFDYANKYQAGATEEVCPANISEEISAKMQDYTVRAFHALKLDVYSRADFLLDADNNLYCLEMNTLPGMTAASLLPKEAAVTGIEYGDLCELIIKKSLEARYN
- a CDS encoding UDP-N-acetylmuramoyl-tripeptide--D-alanyl-D-alanine ligase, whose product is MKHMTLKEISKACQGTYFGPEENLEKSVSSVVIDSRKVQKDSLFIAIRGARVDGHTFITKTIEAGALCALSEENLGDVDFSYILVDSCEQAMKAIAEHYRRSLDIKVVGISGSVGKTSTKEMIASVLSQKFNVLKTEGNFNNEIGLPLTIFNIREEHEVAVLEMGISHFGEMTRLAKMARPDICVLTNIGCAHLEHLQSRDGILKAKTEMFQYMNPNGTIIFNGDDDKLISFVPENKIKPIYFGFDDSLNYHADDIEDMGMHGTTAKFITPSSEFTAHITIPGEHMVYNALAGIAVGYALGMTDDEIKKGIESLVPLAGRNHLIETANLTIIDDCYNANPASMKASLDVLAKADTRTVAILGDMFELGDDADAMHYEVGAHAAQIGINVVISIGEYTRFLSSGAKNQNKGTEVHHYATKADFFKEMKNVIKPHDTILIKASHGMEFPEIVEKCEAF